One genomic region from Muriicola soli encodes:
- a CDS encoding glycoside hydrolase family 3 protein, giving the protein MIADQEIEKRVDSLLNQMTLDEKIGQMTQVRHFEEIPEDAISSGAIGSIIHTEGPLPGNDAKEWQAAFTSLQEKALSSRLGIPLLFGVDAVHGQNTYEGATIFPHNIGLGATQNKELVEKAAKITALESKATGFNWVFSPCVAIPCNEKWGRVYEAFSESTELTEILTRASVKGHQGSELNKNSIMATAKHFIGDGATDNGVEGGDCSLSIQEVKDRLLPPYKVAVDEGVGAVMASFNSMSGLPMHAHKYWITEVLKESMGFDGIVVSDWKGYSRFGENEIINAGIDMVMAVDGDYDLFREGLKAGVENGQVSQTRIDDAVRRILRQKLRLGVFENPFPDATLIGKIGCSEYRDVARQAVRESLVLLKNKDNTLPLDKSLNKIVVVGEHANNAGLQSGGWTIHWQGSSENYTGSTTILEGIKKMAKGEVVYDIDATANHDDADVAIVVIGETPYAELFGDIGGEIDAYQLYLSEQHKSYLNTYAKKGIKTVVLLISGRPLVVSGEIEQADAYVAAWLPGSEGDGIAEVLFGDYNFKGKLPHSWPAAVEDYRGKYGPNFWDDSITPLFPFGHGLEY; this is encoded by the coding sequence ATGATTGCCGATCAAGAAATTGAAAAAAGGGTTGATTCTCTGTTAAATCAAATGACCCTGGATGAGAAAATTGGTCAGATGACTCAGGTCCGGCATTTTGAGGAGATCCCCGAAGATGCCATTTCTAGCGGAGCCATTGGCTCAATTATTCACACCGAAGGGCCTTTGCCAGGAAATGACGCCAAAGAATGGCAGGCTGCTTTTACATCCTTACAAGAAAAAGCTTTGTCATCAAGGCTGGGTATCCCCCTGCTTTTTGGAGTAGATGCGGTACACGGTCAGAACACCTATGAGGGAGCCACAATTTTCCCTCATAATATTGGTTTGGGCGCAACTCAAAATAAAGAACTTGTAGAAAAAGCAGCTAAGATTACCGCCCTTGAATCCAAAGCGACAGGATTCAATTGGGTGTTTTCACCTTGTGTAGCCATACCATGCAATGAAAAGTGGGGGAGGGTCTATGAAGCGTTTTCAGAAAGTACTGAATTAACTGAAATTTTGACAAGGGCTTCTGTTAAAGGGCATCAGGGAAGCGAGTTAAATAAAAATTCGATCATGGCAACTGCCAAACACTTTATTGGAGATGGTGCTACTGATAATGGGGTGGAAGGTGGAGATTGTTCATTGAGTATTCAAGAAGTTAAAGACCGTCTTTTGCCTCCCTACAAGGTAGCCGTAGATGAAGGCGTAGGTGCCGTAATGGCTTCTTTTAATAGTATGTCCGGATTACCAATGCATGCCCACAAATATTGGATAACTGAAGTTCTGAAAGAATCCATGGGATTCGATGGTATCGTTGTTTCAGACTGGAAAGGATATTCGCGTTTTGGAGAAAACGAGATCATCAATGCCGGGATAGACATGGTAATGGCAGTAGATGGTGACTACGACTTGTTTAGGGAAGGTCTTAAAGCAGGCGTGGAAAACGGACAGGTATCGCAGACGCGAATTGATGATGCAGTTCGCAGAATATTGCGTCAGAAACTGCGCCTTGGGGTGTTTGAAAATCCTTTTCCAGATGCAACTTTAATTGGTAAAATTGGTTGCTCTGAATACAGGGATGTGGCAAGACAGGCGGTGAGAGAATCCTTGGTATTACTAAAGAACAAAGACAATACCCTACCATTAGATAAATCTTTGAATAAGATCGTGGTTGTTGGAGAACATGCAAACAATGCCGGATTACAATCCGGAGGCTGGACTATTCACTGGCAGGGTTCATCAGAAAACTATACGGGATCAACCACCATTTTGGAAGGAATCAAGAAGATGGCAAAGGGAGAAGTGGTTTATGATATTGATGCTACAGCTAATCACGATGATGCCGATGTTGCCATAGTTGTGATAGGAGAAACTCCTTATGCGGAATTGTTCGGGGATATAGGAGGAGAAATTGATGCCTATCAGTTATATCTTTCTGAACAACATAAAAGTTATCTGAATACTTATGCGAAAAAGGGAATAAAGACCGTAGTATTGCTAATTTCGGGACGTCCATTGGTCGTTTCAGGGGAAATAGAACAAGCTGATGCCTATGTCGCTGCCTGGTTGCCGGGTTCTGAAGGAGATGGGATAGCTGAGGTTCTTTTTGGAGATTATAATTTTAAAGGTAAATTGCCCCATTCATGGCCTGCAGCTGTGGAAGATTACAGGGGAAAATACGGCCCCAATTTTTGGGATGATTCCATTACACCTCTTTTTCCCTTTGGACATGGTCTGGAATACTAA
- a CDS encoding sugar porter family MFS transporter — translation MEQPSAVVKMNKSYTILISLIVALGGFLLGFDSAVISGAVKGITLYFEMTEWMLGFSVGCVVFGAMAGNLMAGPVADKFGRKNTLIVVAALFTISASWSALATGYTEFIIARIIGGIGIGGAILIAPIYIAEIAPPKLRGSLVSFNQLNIVIGISVAYFSNYFLINIEGESWRWMLGVEAIPALIYFISLWTVPKSPRWLIQKLNKIELARKILAKIGGEEYAELTIQEIQRGVDKKEEKGKLADILSSKYATIMIIALGIAFFQQITGINAIFYYAPTIFEQAGGSTDSSFLQAIVVGLTNLVFTLVAIWLIDKLGRKPLLLIGTTCMTIALLMATYAFNSATYDFNETTLNKVSDQDVKSALADLEGSSYDSQAALFEAVQQRLEEDKFLVFKRNEITNFIQINATLVLIAILLYVASFAISLGPVMWTLISEIFPSKIKGIAISVVGFFNSLVSFTVTQVFPWELSNLGPTTTFAIYALLSFCAILFVYRFVIETKGRTLEEVEELLIRN, via the coding sequence ATGGAGCAGCCGAGCGCAGTAGTTAAGATGAATAAATCCTATACTATCCTAATCAGCTTAATTGTTGCTTTGGGCGGTTTTCTTCTGGGATTTGACAGCGCAGTGATCTCTGGGGCAGTAAAGGGAATTACCCTTTATTTTGAGATGACTGAATGGATGCTAGGGTTCTCTGTAGGCTGTGTGGTTTTTGGGGCAATGGCCGGAAACCTGATGGCCGGGCCGGTGGCTGACAAGTTCGGTAGGAAAAACACGCTGATAGTCGTAGCAGCTCTATTTACCATTTCTGCGAGCTGGTCTGCACTCGCTACGGGATATACAGAGTTTATAATCGCAAGAATAATTGGTGGAATCGGGATTGGCGGTGCTATCCTGATTGCGCCTATCTATATCGCCGAGATCGCCCCTCCCAAATTAAGGGGCAGCCTGGTTTCTTTTAATCAACTGAATATTGTCATTGGGATCTCAGTGGCCTATTTCTCCAATTACTTTCTTATCAATATCGAAGGGGAAAGCTGGAGATGGATGTTGGGAGTTGAGGCAATTCCGGCACTTATCTATTTTATCAGTTTATGGACCGTTCCAAAAAGCCCCAGATGGCTTATACAGAAGTTGAATAAGATTGAATTGGCCCGAAAGATATTAGCTAAGATTGGAGGAGAGGAATACGCAGAATTAACTATTCAGGAGATTCAACGAGGCGTTGATAAGAAAGAAGAAAAAGGAAAGCTCGCGGATATTCTCAGCAGCAAGTACGCAACGATCATGATCATTGCTCTCGGAATAGCATTTTTCCAGCAGATCACAGGAATCAACGCTATTTTCTACTACGCCCCTACGATATTTGAGCAAGCAGGTGGGAGTACCGATTCTTCTTTTTTACAGGCAATCGTGGTTGGGCTCACCAATTTGGTTTTCACTCTGGTGGCCATATGGCTTATTGATAAACTGGGAAGAAAACCCTTGTTGCTTATCGGAACCACTTGTATGACCATTGCCCTCTTGATGGCAACCTATGCCTTCAATAGTGCCACTTACGATTTTAACGAAACTACGCTGAATAAAGTTAGTGATCAGGATGTTAAATCTGCTTTGGCTGATTTGGAAGGAAGTAGTTACGATAGTCAGGCTGCACTCTTTGAAGCGGTACAGCAACGACTGGAAGAAGACAAATTCCTGGTTTTTAAAAGGAATGAGATCACGAATTTCATACAGATCAATGCAACTTTGGTCCTCATAGCGATATTGCTCTATGTGGCCTCCTTTGCCATTTCCCTGGGTCCGGTCATGTGGACACTGATCTCGGAGATATTTCCGAGTAAGATTAAAGGGATTGCAATTTCTGTAGTAGGATTTTTTAACTCCCTGGTTAGTTTCACGGTAACACAGGTCTTTCCCTGGGAATTGTCCAATCTCGGACCTACGACTACCTTTGCGATCTATGCCCTTCTATCTTTTTGTGCGATTCTCTTTGTCTATAGATTTGTAATTGAAACTAAGGGCAGAACACTGGAAGAAGTAGAAGAGTTGCTGATTAGAAATTAG
- a CDS encoding MFS transporter yields MSTIKTAAKDRVPVGQKAAFGAGHFILNILPGTLGVFIQFFLLTAWGVDPLWAGLLGGLPRIFDAITDPIMGFISDNTKSRWGRRRPYIFLGALISGVLFFLMWQLDDNASQSYIIWHVMVLQILFLVGNTMFATPLVGLGYEMTSDYNERTRLMSFANSMGQIAWMIVPWLYVIIPDSDTFNTQTEGVRTMALIVGVMCVVFGILPALFCRGIDSSNMKNRKEINFKTLASNMKDLFAGIVQVSKNKPFMKLCGATFLVFNGFQLVAAFGVFIIVFYIYSGSYELAGTWPAWFNTINAMITAFLVIPIISKMSDRWGKKKAFIISTILSIVGYLLKWWGFDIELNQKFNDTWLGSSMTSGVGSIFESLNPFLDSIGMSWFSIDPGSEIPWLIFVPIPLFAFGMGGLFTLMMSMTADVCDLDELENGMPRKEGTFGAIYWWMVKLGQAIALVLGGLILKIVGFDPNITEQSLETMNRLRIADIIIPSLTAALAVWVMWKYDLTEQKAREIKAELEERRGEL; encoded by the coding sequence ATGTCGACTATAAAAACTGCCGCGAAGGACAGGGTTCCTGTTGGACAAAAGGCCGCCTTCGGGGCCGGTCATTTTATTTTAAATATCCTGCCGGGCACCCTTGGTGTTTTTATTCAATTCTTTCTCCTGACGGCTTGGGGAGTTGATCCTCTATGGGCCGGACTATTGGGAGGTTTACCCAGAATATTCGATGCCATTACGGACCCTATAATGGGTTTCATATCAGACAATACCAAATCCAGATGGGGACGTAGAAGACCCTATATTTTTCTGGGTGCCTTAATCAGTGGGGTGTTGTTCTTTTTAATGTGGCAGCTCGACGACAATGCTTCGCAATCTTATATTATCTGGCATGTGATGGTCCTGCAAATCCTTTTCCTTGTGGGAAATACAATGTTCGCAACTCCCCTGGTTGGATTGGGATATGAAATGACATCCGACTATAATGAGAGGACCAGATTGATGAGTTTCGCCAATAGTATGGGGCAGATTGCATGGATGATTGTTCCGTGGTTATATGTAATCATCCCTGATTCAGACACCTTTAATACGCAAACGGAGGGTGTCCGAACCATGGCCCTGATTGTGGGGGTGATGTGCGTGGTTTTTGGAATTCTGCCCGCCTTGTTTTGCCGGGGTATTGATTCCTCAAATATGAAGAACAGAAAAGAAATAAATTTTAAAACACTTGCTTCAAATATGAAAGATCTGTTCGCAGGAATAGTACAGGTCTCCAAAAACAAACCCTTTATGAAGTTATGTGGAGCAACGTTCCTGGTCTTTAACGGATTTCAACTTGTAGCCGCCTTTGGGGTGTTCATTATTGTGTTTTATATTTACAGCGGCAGTTATGAGCTGGCAGGTACATGGCCTGCATGGTTTAATACCATAAATGCCATGATAACCGCCTTTTTGGTGATCCCTATTATTTCAAAAATGTCTGACAGATGGGGAAAGAAAAAGGCCTTTATCATATCCACCATTCTCTCCATTGTAGGTTATTTGCTAAAATGGTGGGGTTTTGATATCGAACTGAACCAAAAGTTTAACGATACATGGTTGGGTAGTAGCATGACTTCCGGGGTAGGTTCTATCTTCGAGTCTTTGAATCCATTTTTAGACAGCATTGGGATGTCCTGGTTTAGTATTGATCCAGGGAGTGAAATCCCTTGGTTGATCTTTGTGCCAATTCCACTTTTTGCTTTTGGTATGGGAGGTCTATTTACCCTTATGATGTCGATGACAGCAGATGTTTGCGATTTGGATGAATTGGAGAACGGGATGCCACGGAAAGAAGGGACCTTTGGTGCCATCTACTGGTGGATGGTAAAACTGGGACAGGCAATTGCACTTGTTTTGGGCGGACTAATTTTAAAGATCGTCGGCTTCGATCCCAATATTACAGAACAAAGCCTTGAAACTATGAACAGGCTCAGGATCGCTGATATAATAATTCCCTCACTTACTGCAGCCCTTGCTGTATGGGTAATGTGGAAATATGATCTCACAGAGCAAAAAGCACGGGAAATTAAAGCTGAATTAGAAGAACGCAGAGGAGAACTTTAA
- a CDS encoding glycosyl hydrolase family 17 protein, producing the protein MRSLIKYTLAILVLAMGVACKETKNNTESEQPQTVDNVTAKEILGNPDYLAISYGGYRTNTRDNQPTLDELKDDMKILHAMGVRIVRTYNVHLAQASNLLRAIEDMKKEDPEFEMYVMLGAWIDCKNAFTELEPDHNAESERNTKEIETAVKLANQYPEIVKVLAVGNEAMIRWATSYYVQPSVILKWVNHLQDLKKSGKLSKDLWITSSDDFASWGGGEDSYHTEDLEKLIKAVDYISMHTYPYHNTHYNPEFWRVPAEEAELSDMDKIDAAMARAVDFAKNQYKAVTDYMKSLGVNKPVHIGETGWATISDGHYGPKGSMATDEYKEAAYYQQMREWTNAEGISCFYFEAFDEPWKDAHNSKGSENHFGLIKVDGQAKYALWDLVDQGVFEGLTRNGNPITKTFDGNESEMMEEVLVPPPAD; encoded by the coding sequence ATGAGGTCCTTAATAAAATATACACTTGCTATTCTTGTCCTGGCGATGGGTGTGGCCTGTAAGGAAACAAAAAATAATACAGAATCAGAACAACCCCAAACCGTAGACAACGTGACTGCTAAAGAAATTTTAGGAAACCCGGATTATTTGGCCATCTCATATGGCGGATACAGAACCAATACTCGTGACAATCAACCCACTCTGGATGAACTTAAAGATGACATGAAGATTTTGCATGCCATGGGTGTCAGGATTGTTCGAACTTATAATGTGCATCTGGCTCAGGCTTCTAACCTGTTAAGGGCGATTGAGGATATGAAGAAAGAAGATCCTGAATTCGAAATGTATGTAATGCTCGGGGCGTGGATCGATTGCAAGAATGCTTTCACTGAATTGGAACCGGATCACAATGCAGAAAGCGAAAGAAATACAAAGGAAATTGAAACTGCGGTCAAATTGGCCAATCAATATCCTGAAATCGTCAAGGTTCTGGCGGTGGGTAATGAGGCTATGATCAGATGGGCTACAAGTTATTATGTTCAACCCTCGGTCATCCTAAAGTGGGTAAATCACCTGCAGGACTTAAAAAAGTCAGGTAAATTATCCAAGGATCTCTGGATCACTAGTTCTGACGATTTTGCTTCCTGGGGCGGAGGGGAAGATAGCTATCATACTGAGGATCTGGAAAAACTGATCAAAGCCGTGGATTACATCTCTATGCATACCTATCCTTATCACAATACCCACTACAACCCTGAATTCTGGAGGGTACCGGCCGAAGAGGCTGAACTATCCGATATGGATAAAATTGATGCTGCCATGGCTCGTGCTGTAGACTTTGCAAAAAATCAGTACAAGGCAGTAACTGATTACATGAAAAGCCTGGGGGTAAATAAGCCCGTTCATATCGGAGAAACCGGTTGGGCTACTATTTCGGATGGACATTACGGCCCGAAAGGTTCAATGGCCACGGATGAATACAAGGAAGCTGCATATTATCAACAAATGAGAGAGTGGACTAATGCAGAGGGAATATCATGTTTTTATTTTGAGGCCTTCGATGAGCCCTGGAAAGATGCACACAATTCAAAAGGATCAGAAAATCATTTTGGCCTGATAAAGGTCGATGGACAAGCGAAATACGCTTTATGGGATTTAGTGGACCAGGGAGTTTTTGAAGGTCTAACAAGAAATGGTAATCCCATTACCAAAACATTTGACGGTAATGAATCGGAAATGATGGAGGAAGTTTTAGTTCCTCCTCCCGCAGATTAG
- a CDS encoding glycosyl hydrolase family 17 protein has product MSSSRKEKYLALAALDYNGKTTKQLQKLCKKVLDAGMHGLCFSPYMEGQNPGDQIGEDQIRRRMEIIQPYTKWIRSFSCTEGNELIPKIAREFGIKSMVGAWLGDDPEINAQEVENLITLANEGYVDIAAVGNEVMLRGDLTEDELLEKLDHVKKSIPKDIPVGYVDAYYEFAERPRITEACDIVLANCYPFWEGCDLDYSLLYMKDMYQRALRAANGKKVIISETGWPFQGTNLEGAYPSYENALKYFMNTQKWAEEDNIEVFYFSSFDESWKVGAEGDVGAFWGLWDKDEKLKF; this is encoded by the coding sequence ATGTCATCGAGTAGAAAAGAGAAATATTTGGCACTGGCTGCCCTTGATTATAACGGAAAAACTACCAAGCAACTTCAAAAACTCTGTAAAAAGGTCCTGGATGCAGGTATGCATGGTCTTTGCTTTAGCCCTTACATGGAAGGACAAAACCCGGGCGATCAGATCGGAGAAGATCAGATCAGAAGGAGGATGGAAATTATTCAGCCGTACACGAAATGGATAAGATCATTCTCTTGTACGGAAGGCAATGAGCTCATTCCGAAGATTGCACGCGAGTTTGGGATTAAATCCATGGTGGGCGCCTGGCTGGGAGACGATCCTGAGATCAATGCCCAGGAAGTAGAAAACCTTATTACACTTGCCAATGAAGGATATGTTGATATTGCAGCGGTAGGAAATGAAGTAATGTTAAGGGGAGATCTTACCGAAGACGAGTTGCTCGAAAAACTGGACCATGTTAAGAAGTCCATTCCTAAGGATATTCCGGTGGGTTACGTAGACGCCTACTACGAATTTGCAGAACGCCCGAGAATAACCGAGGCATGTGATATAGTTCTCGCCAATTGCTACCCGTTCTGGGAGGGATGTGACCTTGATTATTCCTTGTTGTATATGAAAGACATGTACCAGAGGGCTCTGAGAGCAGCGAACGGAAAAAAGGTCATCATTTCTGAAACGGGATGGCCATTTCAGGGCACGAATCTGGAAGGGGCATATCCCTCTTACGAAAATGCCCTAAAGTATTTTATGAATACTCAGAAATGGGCTGAGGAAGATAATATTGAGGTCTTTTATTTCTCCTCTTTTGATGAATCCTGGAAAGTAGGAGCCGAAGGAGATGTGGGTGCCTTCTGGGGTCTTTGGGACAAAGATGAGAAACTTAAATTCTGA
- a CDS encoding glycoside hydrolase family 2 TIM barrel-domain containing protein has protein sequence MKSIKALHTFSEVSPAKVELVESQGSFQLMVNKHPFFIRGAGLEFGNIRSLAEHGGNSFRTWRTDNGQRSAIEILDEAHKYGLMVCMGIEIGRERHGFDYDDSAQVQQQLERVMKEVEELKDHPALLMWGIGNELNLKYTNPKVWDAVNEISEMIHKTDPNHLTTTSLSGIFKKELKHIKERCPDLDLLSFQLYGNLPILPRLVKKFGYTGAYVVSEWGATGHWEVPQTSWGAPIEENSTEKAGKYLERYKTAIASDPEQCVGSFVFLWGDKQERTPTWYGMHLESGEETEVVDVMHFLWNGEWPENRAPRIISFVLDGKSAEEDIRLKRNKSYNSKIMLAVVANKSIDFRWEVLPESTDLKEGGDPEEKPELIKGAIKELGDNEVVLSVPDAGHFRLFVYAVDGDNKAATANIPFIVT, from the coding sequence ATGAAATCAATTAAAGCATTACATACCTTTAGTGAAGTAAGTCCGGCAAAGGTTGAACTTGTAGAATCCCAAGGTTCTTTTCAACTCATGGTGAATAAACACCCCTTTTTTATTCGCGGGGCAGGCTTAGAATTTGGGAATATCAGATCGCTGGCAGAACACGGAGGAAATTCATTTCGTACATGGCGCACCGATAATGGGCAGCGATCAGCTATAGAAATTCTTGACGAGGCTCATAAATACGGTCTCATGGTATGTATGGGGATAGAGATCGGAAGGGAACGTCATGGTTTCGACTACGACGATAGTGCACAGGTGCAGCAGCAATTAGAGCGTGTAATGAAGGAGGTAGAGGAGTTAAAAGATCATCCGGCTCTTTTGATGTGGGGAATTGGAAATGAATTGAATCTGAAGTATACCAACCCCAAAGTTTGGGATGCGGTAAATGAAATTTCGGAAATGATACACAAGACAGACCCTAATCATCTCACAACTACCAGTTTATCGGGTATATTTAAAAAGGAATTAAAGCATATCAAAGAGCGATGTCCGGATCTGGATTTACTCTCCTTCCAACTTTATGGAAATCTTCCTATTTTGCCAAGACTGGTAAAGAAGTTCGGTTATACCGGGGCCTATGTAGTTTCTGAATGGGGAGCCACAGGACATTGGGAAGTGCCTCAAACTTCATGGGGTGCACCTATTGAGGAGAATAGCACAGAAAAAGCAGGGAAATATCTCGAGCGATATAAAACTGCCATAGCATCAGATCCTGAACAATGTGTCGGGTCCTTTGTCTTTTTATGGGGTGATAAACAGGAACGTACACCAACCTGGTACGGAATGCACCTGGAAAGTGGAGAAGAGACTGAGGTAGTGGATGTGATGCACTTTTTGTGGAATGGCGAATGGCCCGAAAACAGGGCGCCAAGGATTATTTCCTTTGTACTTGACGGAAAATCTGCGGAAGAAGATATCAGACTGAAGAGAAATAAGTCCTATAATTCAAAAATAATGCTGGCGGTAGTAGCCAATAAATCAATAGATTTTCGCTGGGAAGTTTTACCGGAAAGTACAGATCTGAAAGAGGGCGGAGATCCCGAGGAAAAGCCAGAGCTGATCAAGGGAGCCATAAAGGAGCTAGGAGACAATGAAGTAGTACTTAGTGTGCCCGATGCAGGACACTTTCGGTTATTTGTTTACGCCGTGGATGGTGATAACAAGGCAGCAACTGCCAATATACCTTTTATTGTAACTTAA